A window of the Sandaracinaceae bacterium genome harbors these coding sequences:
- a CDS encoding HDOD domain-containing protein, with translation MDAARNDQNYGRGVASVSHGGWLSPEEVGEDLRRVFGAPDYHPPVLPAVALEVHGLVKRADVGIPEVVSVIEHDAMLAAEVLRVASSAAYATKMPPRSLQDAAARLGLSGLRDVVWQVAMGKVFRVQGYERTMDGLRKHSVAVATLTRFVASHTSVAMEYGFLLGLLHDVGLVAMIHALAERGATPPDLGDLAVELDAYHCEAGETVARLWGLPVELQWMIGAHRHPDLGGFRHPVIACECLAHYLADQAGRGPGLPGQHDTVSPDAVDVALAELRISERDLVRLGEEGRALLE, from the coding sequence GAGGAGGTGGGAGAAGACCTGCGGCGCGTGTTCGGCGCGCCCGACTACCACCCGCCGGTCCTCCCCGCGGTGGCGCTCGAGGTGCACGGCCTCGTCAAGCGCGCCGACGTCGGCATCCCCGAGGTCGTGTCGGTGATCGAGCACGACGCGATGCTGGCCGCCGAGGTGCTGCGCGTCGCCTCGTCCGCCGCCTACGCCACCAAGATGCCGCCCCGCTCTCTCCAGGACGCCGCGGCGCGCCTGGGGCTGTCGGGCCTGCGCGACGTGGTGTGGCAGGTCGCGATGGGCAAGGTCTTCCGCGTCCAGGGCTACGAGCGCACGATGGACGGGCTGCGCAAGCACAGCGTCGCCGTCGCGACCCTCACGCGCTTCGTCGCGTCGCACACCTCGGTCGCGATGGAGTACGGCTTCCTGCTCGGGCTGCTGCACGACGTCGGGCTCGTCGCGATGATCCACGCGCTCGCCGAGCGGGGCGCGACGCCGCCCGATCTCGGAGATCTCGCGGTGGAGCTCGACGCCTACCACTGCGAAGCGGGCGAGACCGTGGCGCGCCTGTGGGGGCTGCCGGTCGAGCTGCAGTGGATGATCGGCGCGCACCGTCACCCCGACCTCGGCGGGTTCCGGCACCCGGTCATCGCGTGCGAGTGCCTGGCGCACTACCTCGCGGACCAGGCGGGACGCGGGCCAGGCCTCCCGGGGCAGCACGACACCGTCAGCCCCGACGCGGTCGACGTCGCGCTCGCGGAGCTGCGGATCTCGGAGCGTGACCTCGTCCGCCTGGGCGAAGAAGGACGCGCGCTGCTGGAGTAA
- a CDS encoding class I SAM-dependent methyltransferase has product MTEPQLYRDLSTWYRLLTPKEEYEDEAEMYRAIFARAVPGASTLLELGAGAGHNAFHLKAHYECTLTDLSEPMLALSRDLNPDCEHALGDMRTLRLDRVFDLVLIHDAVMYMRTRSDLRAAVETALSHLRPGGAALFVPDYVKETFVGGRQVFEREEPGRSMVCVEWDWDPDPEDDTFIGDYVFVLQEGGGEVRVVRDRHEVSCFPRRVWMDTLRAVGFEPELLIQANAAPYDAQEVFLGVKGG; this is encoded by the coding sequence GTGACCGAGCCGCAGCTCTACCGAGACCTCTCGACCTGGTACCGGCTCCTCACGCCGAAGGAGGAGTACGAAGACGAGGCGGAGATGTACCGCGCCATCTTCGCGCGCGCCGTGCCGGGCGCCTCGACCCTGCTCGAGCTCGGCGCGGGCGCGGGGCACAACGCGTTCCACCTGAAGGCGCACTACGAGTGCACCCTGACGGACCTGTCCGAGCCGATGCTGGCGCTGAGCCGTGACCTGAACCCGGACTGCGAGCATGCGCTGGGCGACATGCGCACGCTGCGGCTCGATCGCGTCTTCGACCTGGTGCTGATCCACGACGCCGTCATGTACATGCGCACGCGGAGCGACCTGCGCGCCGCGGTCGAGACGGCGCTGTCGCACCTTCGGCCTGGAGGCGCGGCGCTCTTCGTGCCCGACTACGTCAAGGAGACGTTCGTCGGGGGTCGGCAGGTGTTCGAGCGAGAGGAGCCGGGCCGGAGCATGGTCTGCGTCGAGTGGGACTGGGACCCCGACCCAGAGGACGATACGTTCATCGGCGACTATGTCTTCGTGCTCCAGGAGGGCGGCGGCGAGGTCAGGGTGGTGCGAGACCGGCACGAGGTGAGCTGCTTCCCGCGCCGGGTCTGGATGGACACGCTGCGCGCGGTCGGCTTCGAGCCGGAGCTGCTGATCCAGGCGAACGCGGCGCCCTACGATGCGCAAGAGGTGTTCTTGGGCGTGAAGGGAGGCTGA